ATCCCTTACTTCTCCTTGCCAGTCCCTCCCACCCACCTTCCCCTCGATCCATTGCATTTCAGAATTCGCGTAATTGGCATTTTTAAGCAAAATTCACGCTTCAACACTTTTTCAAGTGTGAGTCTgcgagtgagtgtgtgtttgagtcTGTAAGTGagtgtatgagtgtgtgtttgaatCTGTGAATGAGTACACGAGTGCAGATATGTATagacatacatacgtatgtatgtacatatgtgataTACCCCTCACTTGGTATATCCACTCGATATTTCTAATTAGTGGAGTTTTAGGCTCTGTCATATTCCCGTCTTGACATTCTCCCTTCTCTTCTCTTACGATTCTGCAccaatttattaattaatttttgccaGCAGCCCTCCGAGCTGTTTATTAGACTGTGATTAGCAGGGATAATCTGTGCGATAATCTAGGTCGGTTTCATGGCTAATTGAAACGAACCCCAACTTAAATCAAGCGAAATCGGTTGGCACATTGCTCTTCAGCACACTCTGAAGAAGCAGACACTGCTCGTACGAGTATACGTACGAGCATACGACATTCAAGAAGTAATCATAAAATGCGATAAATATGATTGTGATTGTGCGAGTGGCTACCGTTTCGGACGCAGCAGTGCAGCCGTAGCCGCAGCCCCCAAGGTCAGGGCCAAATCGGAGTCGAAGTAACGGACGCGAAGGCACGCACATGGTCAAAGGCTTGATCAGCAGCGAATCTACAACAAATCTAGCCAAGAATTGCGCATGCGCAACGTCAATTCGTCAGTCGTTGACTTGGCAAACGTTCGAATGAATCCATATGTTCAACTCTGGGAGGCGTGATGTGCATGGGAAAACAACTGAAGCCCCAATAGAGTGGTGGGCCGAAAAGTGTAAGTGGCTATAAAAGAGTCGAGTGGCTCTCTGTTGGACatcacacagccacagctcaTCCACCAAGCGACAATCCCCCTCAGAAAAACACCACAAGCCCAACGCAATCAAAATGTTCAAACTCGTAAGTATTCAGAGGATCCGATCCGAATTCCCAGCTCCAGGCTGATCTCATCCTTCATTCTTCCAGGTTGCTGTCTGCTTCTTCGCTGTGTtggccgttgctgctgccaagCCTGGCATCCTGGCTGCCGCTCCTCTGGCCTACACCGCTCCGGCTGTGGTGGGAAGCGCCGCCTATGTGGCACCTTATGCTTCCAGCTTCACCGCCCACTCGGTTGCCCACAGCGCCGCCTTTCCTGCTGCCTACACTGCTGCCTACACTGCTCCGTTTGCCGCTCCCTATGCCGCCGCCTACACTGCTCCGATTGCCGCCCCCTATGCCGCCGCCTACACCTCTCCATTGGCCTACAGCTCACCCTATGTGGCCCGTCCATACGCTGCTCCCCTTCTGCTGAAGAAGTAAGCCCGAGTGATCCGAGTGATCCGAGTGATTCCTCACTCTTGCGAGATAGTGCACTATGATCGTATTTCTCATGGTTTGGCATTGATTTTCCTCTCATCCCTGCACTTAGTGATTTTagtgattttttttaaagtgATTTTAGtgattttttgttcttttttttttgaagtaAACGTATAAGAACTGATGGAATTTAGCATTATCTGGGACTGGGAGTCGTCTCGAGGCTGGGAATTAGCATGCAGAAGGCATTGGGACACGCATATTTAAAGTGATCCATTAGCGAGCGGTTTTTTCGTGGCTAAGCGTTCAATTATTGCTACATGCCGAGGCAATGCCGATGTCGAGGACTGCATATCAATGAGGATTCGTTTAGCTATCGCAGATGGTTGCTTCAGCGATGGATGATTGAAGGATAGTTCCAGTGACGGAGGAGGAATGGTTACATTTGTTGATGCCACATTGAGATGCCACCATGCCACAATTGTGTACCGGAATTACCGCAGGAACCACAGCAGCCGCAAGTCACCAAAATATGGGCTAACATTCCGCCCAAAAGCCCCTAACTGAACAGCCGCCGGGGCACAACAAACACCGGAGATGACATCCTTGGGTCTGAGTTTGAGGCTTAGGAAGCAGTAAATTAAAATTGACACCTGATGCTGACACAATTTGTGAGTCGACTCGGGCGGCTGTTTCTGGCGCTAATGAGGCCTGAAACCAAAATGAGTCaacatagccatagccatggaacagatgacgatgatgatgattttgaTGACATTTAATGAAGAAGGAAGCGTGGGCGGCAGCGGTCTCCTGATGTGCTTAATCAATATTTAATGACAGATGAAGACTTTGGTGGAACACTTTAGTGAAGATATTTAGAGACTTTCGAGGTTTAagatacatacgtacatatgtatgtatgtacatattcattgctgaaattgattttcttCGGATTAAGAGATACAGATGCTTTAGAGGTAGAGGCAACGACttaaggatatacatataaggAGGTATAGAGGGGATAAAATATCCTTCAGGCTGGAACAAATGTTTGAAGTGAAAAACTTTCCCAATAATTGGTTTTCGGTAATCCCTCTCCATCTTCCCCTATGAAAAGCTACCCACCCACTCCACTCTCCCAGAGAGCGGGGCAAAGGAGGGAGCAGGCAGCGAGAACACTGTTTGACTTTGTTGTTGACTTTGTTAAATGCGGCTAAATGGGCGTAAATGACCGGCaagaaaagcaacaacaaccgaaAGCCAGCAACAGGCTTCCTTTCGGTCCAgagtgtatgtgtatgtgtgcgcctgtttttgtgtatgtgtttgtgtaaGAGCAAACATAGAAGGGTTAAAAGTTTAAGGAGTGCGTGTAGCCCGAGCGCGCTCTCTGTCCGCTGCTCCGCACTCCTGTGGAAAAGTTTCTGCATATGCTGGCAGAGATTACGGTAAATTTTGCGCTTGAATAATCGTGAGGGTAACGAGGGTTCccagagagaaagggagaggaGAAAGAAAGGAAGAAAGCCATAGGCAGCATCCACTTTCATTACAAAAACTGACGGCGCGTAAGGAAACTTCTTGCGGTTGCTTTTGTACTGTAGATACGCAACGAAATGTGAACAGCAGGTACGGAGTCGAAGACGCCGagaagatacatacatacctcaTTACAACAAAAAGACATTGGGCTCTTTTCTTCCTCATCATATTCTTTATCCTCTGGCAACCATTGGAATTATGCGGTATTGTCTAGAAATGagttttcgtttgtttgttgctatttttacGTTTCATCGAACAAAAGCAAAGTACCTGGCAAAACGCAAGAGCAACAAAGAACTGAGAAACTGGCAAATATAAAGCATAAAACAGGAGGAGCAAGACAAGCTGAAGCAGAAGCTCAGCGCAGCATGACGGGCGCGGGGGTGGAGGACAGACAAGCAGCCGCAAACACTCAGCAGCGTTAAGGCAGCAGAACAGCCCAACGAAGCATCGCCATTACACTCACTCCCGCACCAAAAGCCGCAATGCAAGCCAACAGTGCAGTATTCTCACTCCCACCCACCTGcctagagcgagagagagagggagtttaGCCAACCtacgcagcagcaggaagagacagagagtatAATACGCATGCAGACGTGACGTGTAATGCACAGCTACAGTCAGGCGACAAAAATGTCAAACCTGATTTCGATTAGGTTTGGCTTAAACGAAACGTGTaataaaacatatatttatCATGGCCTCAAGAGGTGTTTCcttgtatataaaataattataatctTACAAaatcgttgtcgttgcctttGTCGCCTTcgtcaactttttttttttgctcccaaaGAAATGCAGCAGTGCCGCCTTTGTAGTTATGTGCATGATGAAGAAGCCAACTGTCGTCTCCTCGccctttctctccctctctggtatgccatgccatggtattcccattcccattccatctCCATTCCTTCATCCCGCTGTTGGCTGGCTGTCGTCGCATTAAGTGAAGCACGCGGCATGCTGGAGGATCAAAATGAAGTGCTGACAACGCAATGCGGTTGCTTCTGTCAGGCGTCTCCTCACCCCTTATTTAAGGGAACACGTCCATGGCGGCCACACGACAGCCGAGGCGTACACCTGGTAAGCATCTTATCGCAGACCGCAGCGCTAAACAAAAGGATGTAAACGGGAGAGGTCCTGCTTCTCGATGGCTGCCACTTCAATGGCTCTGACGCCCGTCTGCCCATTTGGAGGcaccaactccagctccaacggGCTGTTTAATTTACGCGCTGCTATTATTTTAATCTTTTGCGCTACACCCAGCGTGAAATGACTTTCACCTGGCCCCGGCGCCGGCCCCCTGCTATGGTTACAACTACGGTTAAGGCTCGGGGTAGACATCGCCCAGAGGCATCTTGGTCCAAAGCATTTAgcacaatatacatacacgTACG
The sequence above is a segment of the Drosophila pseudoobscura strain MV-25-SWS-2005 chromosome X, UCI_Dpse_MV25, whole genome shotgun sequence genome. Coding sequences within it:
- the LOC4814141 gene encoding vitelline membrane protein Vm26Ab: MFKLVAVCFFAVLAVAAAKPGILAAAPLAYTAPAVVGSAAYVAPYASSFTAHSVAHSAAFPAAYTAAYTAPFAAPYAAAYTAPIAAPYAAAYTSPLAYSSPYVARPYAAPLLLKK